From Salvia splendens isolate huo1 chromosome 16, SspV2, whole genome shotgun sequence, a single genomic window includes:
- the LOC121771786 gene encoding protease Do-like 8, chloroplastic isoform X2, which produces MAIFFLREACALGDPSVTVEQVTPSIFPAGALFPSEERIVKLFEKNTYSVVNIFDVTLRPQLNITGMVEIPEGNGSGVVWDDQGHIVTNYHVIGNSLSRNPSRGQVVARVNILASEGIQKNFEGKLVGADRAKDLAILKVEAPKELLRPINVGSSLSLKVGQQCLAIGNPFGFDHTLTAGVISGLNRDINSQTGVTIGGGIQTDAAINPGNSGGPLLDSKGNLIGINTAIFTQTGTSAGVGFAIPSSTVVKIVPQLIQFGKVVRAGLNVEIAPDLIASQLNVRKGALILQVPKDSLAAKAGLLPTTRGFAGNIVLGDIIVAVNDKPIKNRGELYKTLDEYNIGEKVVFRIQRGNDNLEVPFVLEETKA; this is translated from the exons ATGGCTATCTTCTTTCTTCGAG AAGCATGTGCATTGGGAGATCCATCAGTGACAGTTGAACAAGTGACACCTTCTATTTTTCCTGCTGGGGCACTTTTCCCATCCGAG GAAAGAATTGTCAAACTGTTTGAGAAGAATACCTATTCTGTTGTCAACATATTTGATGTAACTTTGCGGCCGCAGCTTAACATCACTGGCATGGTTGAG ATTCCCGAGGGAAATGGTTCTGGAGTTGTCTGGGATGATCAGGGTCATATTGTGACAAATTATCATG TTATAGGAAATTCTCTTTCAAGAAATCCTAGCAGAGGCCAAGTTGTAGCTCGTGTTAATATACTTGCTTCGGAAGG GATACAGAAGAACTTTGAGGGTAAGTTAGTCGGTGCTGATCGTGCAAAGGACCTTGCTATACTGAAG GTTGAAGCCCCAAAGGAGCTGTTGAGGCCTATTAATGTTGGTTCGTCTCTGTCTCTTAAAGTGGGTCAGCAGTGCTTAGCAATTGGAAATCCGTTTGGCTTTGACCACACACTCACTGCTGGCGTCATTAGTGGCTTGAACAGAGACATAAACAGTCAAACTGGTGTTACAATAGGTGGAGGTATCCAAACTGACGCTGCTATCAATCCTGGAAACAG CGGTGGTCCCTTATTGGACTCTAAAGGAAATTTGATTGGGATCAACACCGCAATATTTACTCAGACAG GTACATCCGCTGGTGTTGGATTCGCGATCCCTTCGTCAACTGTGGTAAAGATAGTTCCTCAGCTGATCCAGTTTGGCAAA GTTGTTCGAGCTGGTTTGAATGTTGAAATTGCCCCTGATCTTATTGCGAGCCAACTCAATGTTAGAAAGGGAGCTTTAATTTTGCAG GTTCCCAAAGATAGTTTAGCAGCTAAGGCTGGGCTTCTACCAACCACAAGGGGCTTTGCTGGTAATATAGTGCTTGGTGACATAATCGTGGCTGTGAATGACAAACCC ATAAAGAACAGGGGAGAGTTATACAAGACATTGGATGAGTATAATATAGGAGAGAAAGTAGTGTTCAGAATCCAGAGGGGCAATGACAATTTGGAGGTGCCATTTGTTTTAGAGGAAACTAAGGCATGA
- the LOC121771786 gene encoding protease Do-like 8, chloroplastic isoform X1: MQAIIICSTSAIPPLKSHTFISTMISSKYLPFLGRRKLCCDVVSRLPVPPAPRGDGKNHLEVVDQNFMPENFPQSTRRTLFTRLLMCFSYGYLLSSRYCPEACALGDPSVTVEQVTPSIFPAGALFPSEERIVKLFEKNTYSVVNIFDVTLRPQLNITGMVEIPEGNGSGVVWDDQGHIVTNYHVIGNSLSRNPSRGQVVARVNILASEGIQKNFEGKLVGADRAKDLAILKVEAPKELLRPINVGSSLSLKVGQQCLAIGNPFGFDHTLTAGVISGLNRDINSQTGVTIGGGIQTDAAINPGNSGGPLLDSKGNLIGINTAIFTQTGTSAGVGFAIPSSTVVKIVPQLIQFGKVVRAGLNVEIAPDLIASQLNVRKGALILQVPKDSLAAKAGLLPTTRGFAGNIVLGDIIVAVNDKPIKNRGELYKTLDEYNIGEKVVFRIQRGNDNLEVPFVLEETKA, translated from the exons ATGCAAGCAATAATCATATGCAGCACTTCAGCAATTCCGCCTCTCAAATCTCACACATTTATCTCCACTATGATCTCTAGCAAATACCTCCCCTTTCTCGGCCGCCGCAAGCTCTGTTGCGACGTCGTATCTCGTCTTCCCGTTCCTCCTGCTCCACG AGGCGACGGCAAAAACCACCTTGAAGTCGTCGATCAAAATTTCATGCCGGAGAATTTCCCCCAATCAACGCGCCGCACCTTATTTACCCGTTTATTGATGTGCTTTAGCTATGGCTATCTTCTTTCTTCGAGGTACTGTCCAG AAGCATGTGCATTGGGAGATCCATCAGTGACAGTTGAACAAGTGACACCTTCTATTTTTCCTGCTGGGGCACTTTTCCCATCCGAG GAAAGAATTGTCAAACTGTTTGAGAAGAATACCTATTCTGTTGTCAACATATTTGATGTAACTTTGCGGCCGCAGCTTAACATCACTGGCATGGTTGAG ATTCCCGAGGGAAATGGTTCTGGAGTTGTCTGGGATGATCAGGGTCATATTGTGACAAATTATCATG TTATAGGAAATTCTCTTTCAAGAAATCCTAGCAGAGGCCAAGTTGTAGCTCGTGTTAATATACTTGCTTCGGAAGG GATACAGAAGAACTTTGAGGGTAAGTTAGTCGGTGCTGATCGTGCAAAGGACCTTGCTATACTGAAG GTTGAAGCCCCAAAGGAGCTGTTGAGGCCTATTAATGTTGGTTCGTCTCTGTCTCTTAAAGTGGGTCAGCAGTGCTTAGCAATTGGAAATCCGTTTGGCTTTGACCACACACTCACTGCTGGCGTCATTAGTGGCTTGAACAGAGACATAAACAGTCAAACTGGTGTTACAATAGGTGGAGGTATCCAAACTGACGCTGCTATCAATCCTGGAAACAG CGGTGGTCCCTTATTGGACTCTAAAGGAAATTTGATTGGGATCAACACCGCAATATTTACTCAGACAG GTACATCCGCTGGTGTTGGATTCGCGATCCCTTCGTCAACTGTGGTAAAGATAGTTCCTCAGCTGATCCAGTTTGGCAAA GTTGTTCGAGCTGGTTTGAATGTTGAAATTGCCCCTGATCTTATTGCGAGCCAACTCAATGTTAGAAAGGGAGCTTTAATTTTGCAG GTTCCCAAAGATAGTTTAGCAGCTAAGGCTGGGCTTCTACCAACCACAAGGGGCTTTGCTGGTAATATAGTGCTTGGTGACATAATCGTGGCTGTGAATGACAAACCC ATAAAGAACAGGGGAGAGTTATACAAGACATTGGATGAGTATAATATAGGAGAGAAAGTAGTGTTCAGAATCCAGAGGGGCAATGACAATTTGGAGGTGCCATTTGTTTTAGAGGAAACTAAGGCATGA